From a region of the Arachis ipaensis cultivar K30076 chromosome B09, Araip1.1, whole genome shotgun sequence genome:
- the LOC107614917 gene encoding oxygen-dependent coproporphyrinogen-III oxidase, chloroplastic-like, which translates to MAPSSSSSSSVRARFKKMIREAQDPVCTALEAADGGASFKEDVWSRPGSGGGISRVLQDGAIWEKAGVNVSVVYGIMPLESYRAAKAAASSYQKPGPIPFFTTGISSVLHPKNPFAPTLHIMIFYPYFRAVSPTDAPGAPRQWWFGGGTDLTPAYIFEEDVKHFHSVYSQCKNISS; encoded by the exons ATGgccccttcttcttcctcctcctcttctgtaAGGGCCCGCTTCAAGAAGATGATTAGAGAAGCTCAGGACCCCGTCTGCACCGCCCTTGAGGCCGCCGACGGCGGGGCTAGCTTCAAGGAGGACGTTTGGTCCAGGCCCGGCAGTGGTGGTGGCATCAGTAGGGTTCTCCAAGACGGGGCCATTTGGGAGAAGGCTGGAGTTAATGTCTCCGTTGTTTATGGCATCATGCCGCTAGAATCTTACCGCGCTGCAAAAGCTGCCGCTTCTTCTTACCAGAAGCCTGGTCCTATCCCGTTCTTCACCACTGGAATCAGCTCC GTTTTGCATCCGAAGAACCCATTTGCCCCAACCTTGCATATTATGattttctatccttattttagagCTGTTTCTC CTACAGATGCTCCTGGAGCACCTAGGCAGTGGTGGTTTGGCGGGGGGACTGACTTGACTCCTGCTTACATTTTCGAGGAGGATGTTAAACACTTCCATTCGGTATATTCTCAATGCAAAAATATTAGTTCATGA
- the LOC107614918 gene encoding uncharacterized protein LOC107614918, with product MKTPPNSEDELQSDEDSDEFPIFRNGARFGELHLQVGMKFNTKAVCKVQECAWVVYASRDCDDSYWQIKTFNDDHTYARENTNRAANMAWVTSKLVKKVRKYPNFKQCEAAVYFRTKCDFILNRNSIARALADARNVVYGDEKAQYAKLRDYDETLLKTNPGSTVQICVEPQPNGDVIFDKMYVCLHGFKMGFKAGCRPLIGLDGTFLKTQFGGQILAAVAQDANHHIYVIAWAIVEIENTDTWKWFLEMLHADLEDYKTNGWCFISDMQKDFIDNLNKIKRVNEEAWAYLNKWPRESWTKSQFSHRPKLDNICNNACEVFNARIKEAKSKPIITLLEEVRMFVMRTIAKDKVKLANHVGILPPVIQSCLDKIKKESKNWMPIWTSDEDYEKFEVHGHSTNMVVDLGKRLCTCQFWMLTGIPCVHACAALARVNKRPEDFCHQLCTMEAYNKTYTHHINSLPGQSLWEKSMYTQPQAPNIRRRPGALTKKRRKDADEGNSGIVGVKGHTKRGCSKKRLDEVVAAVAATKAAADKAKSNDAASASEAGPQPHTTAAPADKPSAVEIDISQPNYEGSQDIAGSAAPAPSRPHKLPTKRRSSPPPQSIGVDPI from the exons ATGAAGACTCCTCCTAATTCTGAGGATGAGCTACAATCTGATGAGGACTCAGATGAATTTCCAATATTTAGAAATGGGGCAAGATTCGGTGAGCTACATCTACAAGTGGGTATGAAATTCAACACCAA GGCTGTATGCAAGGTGCAAGAGTGTGCCTGGGTTGTGTATGCCTCAAGGGACTGTGATGACTCATACTGGCAAATCAAGACTTTCAACGACGATCATACTTATGCGAGGGAGAACACCAACAGGGCTGCTAATATGGCTTGGGTTACTAGTAAATTAGTGAAAAAGGTAAGGAAATACCCTAATTTCAAGCAATGCGAGGCTGCTGTGTACTTCAGGACAAAGTGTGACTTTATTCTGAATAGAAATTCCATTGCAAGGGCACTGGCAGATGCAAGGAATGTAGTATACGGGGATGAGAAGGCACAATATGCAAAACTAAGGGACTATGATGAAACTTTACTGAAGACGAATCCTGGATCTACGGTGCAGATATGTGTCGAACCTCAACCAAATGGAGACGTCATATTTGATAAGATGTACGTTTGTTTGCATGGTTTCAAGATGGGATTCAAGGCAGGTTGTCGCCCTTTGATTGGACTTGATGGGACATTTCTGAAGACACAATTTGGGGGTCAGATCTTGGCTGCTGTGGCACAAGATGCCAATCATCACATTTATGTGATTGCATGGGCTATAGTTGAAATAGAGAATACAGACACTTGGAAATGGTTCTTGGAGATGCTTCATGCTGATCTTGAAGACTACAAGACTAACGGATGGTGCTTTATTTCTGATATGCAGAAG GATTTCATTGATAATCTGAACAAGATTAAGAGGGTGAATGAGGAGGCTTGGGCATATCTCAACAAATGGCCTAGAGAGTCATGGACAAAGTCCCAGTTCAGCCATAGGCCAAAACTGGACAACATTTGCAACAACGCCTGTGAGGTTTTCAACGCAAGAATAAAAGAGGCCAAAAGCAAACCCATCATCACATTACTTGAGGAGGTGAGAATGTTTGTGATGAGAACTATTGCGAAGGATAAGGTAAAACTGGCAAATCATGTTGGCATACTCCCCCCTGTAATTCAAAGTTGcctagataaaataaaaaaagaatcaaAGAACTGGATGCCTATTTGGACCAGTGATGAAGACTATGAAAAATTTGAGGTTCATGGCCATTCAACAAACATGGTGGTGGATCTTGGAAAAAGACTATGCACTTGCCAATTCTGGATGCTGACCG GCATTCCATGTGTTCATGCCTGTGCTGCCCTTGCAAGGGTAAATAAGAGGCCGGAAGACTTTTGTCACCAACTGTGTACTATGGAGGCATACAACAAGACTTATACCCATCACATTAACTCTCTTCCTGGCCAATCATTGTGGGAGAAATCCATGTACACTCAACCACAGGCCCCTAACATTAGGAGGAGGCCTGGAGCTCTgacaaagaaaaggagaaaagatGCTGATGAGGGCAACAGTG GTATTGTGGGGGTAAAAGGGCATACTAAGAGAGGGTGCTCAAAGAAGAGACTGGATGAAGTAGTTGCTGCTGTTGCAGCTACAAAGGCTGCTGCAGATAAAGCCAAATCAAATGATGCTGCTTCTGCTTCTGAGGCTGGCCCTCAACCTCATACTACTGCTGCACCAGCTGATAAACCTTCTGCTGTAGAGATTGATATATCACAACCAAACTACGAAGGATCACAG GACATAGCAGGATCTGCTGCACCTGCACCATCAAGGCCACATAAGTTGCCCACCAAAAGGAGGAGTTCACCACCACCTCAATCCATTGGTGTGGATCCAATATAA